One window of Dermacentor albipictus isolate Rhodes 1998 colony chromosome 9, USDA_Dalb.pri_finalv2, whole genome shotgun sequence genomic DNA carries:
- the LOC139049620 gene encoding peptidyl-alpha-hydroxyglycine alpha-amidating lyase 1-like isoform X1, with protein sequence MVHSWAAVACLLLVGAAGWRAPPARRQHSLPWEDSNWQLANRSLLGQVAGVAVDNQGQVYIFHRGPVVWDQTSFTAGHIYRHQDAVIKEPTICVVDPGSGALLQHWGQNMFYMPHSIHIDPDDNVWTTDVALHQVFRFGSSGPPQVLGRAFEPGGGRYHFCKPTGVALGPSGRIFVSDGYCNHRIAVFTQDGAHLTDIGLQERMLVPHGVTYVPTMNVVCVADRERRRVLCYWAGARGPRPGRDLGDLVLAYGEPLQRVYGIAARGHTLYGVQSLTPNQSSAFRLELEPGASPESFSPGSVPMVQPHAIALAPDGQSLYVADLDSPRKVFKFHV encoded by the exons ATGGTGCATTCGTGGGCAGCCGTCGCCTGCCTGTTGCTCGTTGGCGCTGCCGGCTGGCGCGCGCCTCCCGCTCGTAGACAG CATTCATTGCCATGGGAGGATTCCAACTGGCAGCTAGCCAATCGGAGTCTGTTGGGCCAAGTGGCAGGCGTTGCCGTCGACAACCAGGGCCAAGTGTACATTTTCCACCGTGGCCCGGTCGTCTGGGACCAGAC CTCGTTCACGGCTGGCCATATCTACCGACACCAAGATGCTGTCATCAAGGAGCCGACCATCTGTGTGGTGGACCCGGGGTCAGGTGCCCTGCTTCAACACTGGGGACAGAATAT GTTCTACATGCCACACAGCATTCACATCGACCCAGACGACAACGTGTGGACAACAGATGTGGCGTTACATCAG GTTTTCAGGTTCGGGTCGTCAGGCCCTCCACAGGTGTTGGGCCGCGCCTTCGAACCAGGTGGCGGTAGATACCATTTCTGCAAGCCAACAGGTGTTGCCTTGGGTCCTTCAGGCCGCATCTTTGTTAGTGACGGCTACTGCAACCACCGCATTGCCGTATTCACCCAGGATGGTGCCCACCTCACTGACATTGGGCTCCAAG AGCGTATGCTGGTCCCACACGGCGTGACCTATGTGCCCACCATGAACGTGGTGTGTGTGGCAGACCGCGAGCGGCGCCGGGTGCTCTGCTACTGGGCGGGCGCGCGAGGTCCACGACCGGGTCGCGACCTGGGTGACCTTGTGCTTGCCTATGGGGAGCCTCTGCAGCGCGTGTATGGCATTGCTGCCAGAG GACACACCCTGTACGGCGTGCAGTCCTTGACCCCCAACCAGTCATCAGCATTCCGACTAGAGCTGGAGCCGGGTGCCAGCCCAGAGAGCTTCTCTCCAGGATCGGTG